One genomic segment of Sanyastnella coralliicola includes these proteins:
- the gldN gene encoding gliding motility protein GldN, whose amino-acid sequence MKKVVPILAALLLIFCSTADAQVQNVLDGAYVKEHNATKRVIPYPHLREADVMFAKRIWQRMDMRQKMNHPFYYPIEEIEDRKSLFDVIKHALLVDGSLTAYSLGPTVDDDEFHYPMTQTEIDSLLRPVITQYTEDPDTGDRIPVEVEDEVRSEDVTMYEIKEDWLFDKQRSERFVRIIGICPMMEDFDDQGEKRGYKPLFWLYFPECRYVFANADVYNFNNDSQRRTFEDLFQKRMFSSYVVKESNVYDRSISAYARNIDALLESERIKEELFEVEHDLWHY is encoded by the coding sequence ATGAAAAAGGTAGTTCCGATTCTTGCTGCTCTACTGCTCATTTTCTGCTCAACAGCAGATGCGCAGGTGCAGAACGTTCTTGACGGTGCCTACGTCAAAGAACACAATGCCACGAAACGTGTGATCCCGTATCCACACCTTCGCGAGGCTGATGTGATGTTCGCTAAGCGTATCTGGCAGCGTATGGATATGCGCCAGAAAATGAATCACCCATTCTACTACCCTATCGAGGAGATTGAAGATCGTAAGTCATTGTTTGACGTGATCAAGCACGCTCTTTTGGTAGATGGTTCATTGACGGCATACAGCCTCGGGCCAACTGTAGATGACGACGAGTTCCATTACCCAATGACTCAAACAGAGATTGATTCTCTCCTACGTCCGGTGATCACTCAGTACACTGAGGATCCTGACACTGGAGATCGTATCCCTGTAGAGGTGGAAGATGAAGTTCGCTCGGAAGATGTAACGATGTACGAGATCAAAGAGGATTGGCTCTTTGACAAGCAGCGTTCAGAGCGTTTCGTTCGTATCATCGGTATCTGTCCTATGATGGAAGATTTTGATGATCAAGGTGAAAAGCGTGGTTACAAGCCATTGTTCTGGTTGTACTTCCCTGAGTGTCGTTACGTTTTCGCTAACGCAGATGTATACAACTTCAACAATGACTCGCAGCGTCGAACATTTGAAGATCTATTCCAGAAGCGTATGTTCTCAAGCTACGTAGTTAAGGAATCAAACGTATATGATCGTTCGATTTCAGCGTACGCTCGTAACATTGATGCACTTCTAGAATCAGAACGTATCAAAGAAGAACTATTTGAAGTAGAACACGATTTGTGGCACTACTAA
- a CDS encoding ABC-F family ATP-binding cassette domain-containing protein, with translation MLTIGNLNLSFGQRQIFSDLSLFISDRECVGLTGRNGAGKTTLLRVIAKQVNPTSGSVTMPKGATIGFLEQEMTHNEQNTIREEAASAFSEVQKIEGRIEEITAQITERSDYESPEYHQLIDELSELNDRLAVMGGVNIEEKAQRVLQGLGFNPEDMDRTMSEFSGGWKMRVELAKLLLQNPDLLLLDEPTNHLDIESIEWLEGFLKTYSGAIVLISHDKAFLDALTKRTLEVTSTRIYDFKANYSKYMEWRADEIERQTQAQKNQQKYIEDTKRNIEKFRAKKNKAAFAQTLIRKLDKLERIEVDSMENIVMKFSFPPAPRSGKVVVKADSLVKNYGDLHVFHDVNLIMARQEKVALVGKNGAGKSTLTRIIMGTEPHDGDFELGHNVEIGYYAQNQTEELDGNKTVFQTLDDEAQGEIRKQLRSILGAFLFSGEDIDKKVKVLSGGEKARLALCKLLLKPSNLLILDEPTNHLDMRSKDVLKQALMDYDGSLIIVSHDRDFLSGLTEQVYEVTKTGLKQYIGDIREFLNVRRAQSIAAYEADVEKEKKAKAAPSDQKLSYQERKERERQKRKLTNRISKCEREIEESETRIAELDEAISLHDYSDKEGTEKLLGEYNELKAKVEELMATWEAAEEELSTINDESED, from the coding sequence ATGCTCACGATCGGAAACCTCAATTTATCATTCGGACAACGACAGATCTTCTCAGATCTATCCTTGTTCATCAGTGATCGTGAATGTGTGGGCCTCACCGGCCGAAACGGAGCTGGGAAAACCACCCTTCTACGTGTCATCGCGAAGCAAGTCAACCCTACCTCAGGGTCGGTTACCATGCCTAAAGGTGCGACTATCGGTTTCCTTGAACAGGAAATGACGCACAACGAACAAAACACCATTCGCGAAGAAGCCGCTTCCGCGTTCAGCGAAGTGCAAAAAATTGAAGGCCGAATAGAAGAGATCACAGCTCAGATCACCGAACGAAGCGACTACGAGTCTCCTGAATACCATCAATTGATTGATGAACTCAGCGAGTTGAATGATCGCCTTGCGGTAATGGGAGGTGTCAATATTGAAGAAAAGGCGCAACGCGTGCTCCAAGGACTCGGGTTCAACCCTGAAGACATGGACAGAACCATGTCAGAGTTTAGCGGTGGATGGAAAATGCGTGTGGAGCTGGCTAAGTTGCTTCTTCAGAACCCAGATCTCCTACTTCTCGATGAGCCTACCAACCACCTAGATATCGAATCGATTGAGTGGCTTGAAGGTTTCTTGAAAACATATTCAGGAGCGATTGTACTCATCTCACACGACAAAGCATTTCTTGACGCGCTGACGAAGCGTACGTTAGAAGTGACGTCAACACGTATCTATGACTTCAAGGCGAACTACTCGAAGTACATGGAGTGGCGAGCAGATGAGATTGAACGCCAAACGCAGGCACAAAAGAATCAGCAGAAGTATATAGAAGATACCAAGCGCAACATTGAGAAATTCCGTGCAAAGAAGAACAAGGCGGCTTTTGCTCAGACCTTGATCCGAAAGCTGGACAAACTCGAGCGCATTGAAGTAGACTCAATGGAGAACATTGTCATGAAGTTCTCCTTCCCTCCTGCCCCTCGCTCAGGTAAAGTGGTTGTGAAAGCTGATAGCCTCGTAAAGAACTATGGTGACCTCCATGTATTTCATGATGTGAATCTGATTATGGCCCGCCAAGAAAAAGTGGCCTTGGTTGGAAAGAATGGTGCAGGTAAATCTACCCTGACCAGAATCATCATGGGTACAGAGCCGCATGATGGTGACTTTGAACTCGGCCATAATGTTGAGATTGGTTACTACGCCCAGAACCAAACGGAAGAACTCGACGGCAACAAGACAGTATTCCAAACTCTAGATGACGAAGCGCAAGGTGAGATTCGCAAGCAATTGCGTTCAATACTTGGAGCATTCCTCTTCTCGGGTGAAGACATTGACAAGAAGGTGAAGGTCTTATCTGGAGGTGAGAAAGCGCGCCTCGCTCTCTGTAAGCTCCTTTTAAAGCCATCAAACTTGCTCATACTTGATGAGCCTACCAACCACCTCGACATGCGCTCTAAAGACGTTCTAAAGCAAGCGTTGATGGATTACGATGGCAGTCTTATTATCGTATCACACGATCGCGATTTCCTTTCCGGTCTTACTGAGCAAGTATACGAGGTGACCAAAACAGGATTGAAGCAGTACATCGGTGATATTCGAGAGTTCTTGAATGTTCGTCGTGCTCAGTCTATTGCGGCCTACGAAGCTGACGTAGAAAAGGAGAAAAAGGCAAAAGCCGCTCCTTCTGATCAGAAACTGAGCTACCAGGAACGCAAAGAACGCGAGCGTCAAAAGCGTAAGCTCACGAACCGCATCAGTAAATGTGAGCGTGAAATCGAAGAATCAGAAACACGAATTGCCGAACTCGATGAAGCGATTTCGCTCCATGACTATTCCGATAAGGAAGGAACGGAGAAGCTCTTAGGTGAATACAATGAGCTGAAAGCGAAAGTAGAAGAGCTCATGGCCACGTGGGAAGCAGCCGAAGAAGAGCTCTCTACCATCAATGATGAGTCTGAAGATTAG
- a CDS encoding RluA family pseudouridine synthase: MSEATEEPELNEEGDLFEHHRFEADSGQAPLRVDKFLIDRIPNTSRNKLQMAAKSGYIRVNEVAVKQNYKVKPGDTVTLELPHPVREIELIPEDIPIDIVYEDDEVCVVNKPSDLVVHPGYGNYHGTLVNALIYHFDNLPDKKDFDTPRPGLVHRLDKKTTGLMVIAKTETALTKLAEQFYERTVERRYNALVWGDIAEDGTVTGHIGRSLKNRKRMDVFPEGDHGKHAVTHYKVIKRFGYVTLVECKLETGRTHQIRVHMKHIGSPLFGDPEYGGNKILKGPSFSKYKQFVENCFDLLPRQALHARTLGFTHPGTGKFMQFESELPEDFTSVLDKWERRAE; the protein is encoded by the coding sequence ATGTCAGAAGCTACCGAAGAACCGGAATTGAATGAGGAGGGCGACCTCTTCGAACATCACCGATTTGAAGCAGATTCAGGTCAAGCGCCCTTGCGCGTAGATAAGTTCCTAATCGATCGAATTCCGAACACCTCACGCAACAAACTGCAGATGGCGGCGAAGTCCGGCTACATTCGTGTAAACGAAGTTGCAGTTAAGCAAAACTACAAGGTGAAACCAGGTGATACCGTGACCCTGGAGTTGCCTCACCCAGTGCGTGAGATTGAGTTGATTCCGGAAGATATTCCTATCGATATCGTTTACGAGGATGATGAGGTGTGTGTAGTCAATAAGCCTTCTGATTTGGTGGTCCACCCAGGTTATGGCAACTACCACGGAACGTTGGTAAATGCCTTGATCTATCACTTCGACAACCTTCCAGATAAGAAAGACTTTGATACACCCCGTCCGGGCCTTGTACATCGTCTAGATAAGAAGACTACTGGATTGATGGTCATCGCGAAAACGGAAACGGCGCTAACGAAGTTGGCGGAACAATTCTACGAGCGCACCGTCGAACGACGTTACAATGCCCTCGTTTGGGGTGACATCGCAGAAGATGGCACAGTTACCGGACATATCGGCCGCTCCCTCAAAAACCGCAAACGTATGGATGTGTTCCCAGAGGGAGATCATGGAAAGCACGCCGTGACGCATTACAAGGTCATCAAGCGCTTCGGTTATGTCACGCTAGTTGAATGTAAACTGGAAACAGGAAGAACGCACCAGATTCGCGTTCACATGAAGCACATCGGAAGTCCACTCTTCGGTGACCCTGAATACGGCGGAAACAAAATCCTCAAAGGCCCAAGCTTCTCGAAGTACAAGCAGTTCGTAGAGAACTGTTTTGACCTCCTCCCACGTCAAGCGCTCCACGCACGAACATTAGGCTTCACTCACCCAGGCACAGGTAAGTTCATGCAATTCGAAAGCGAGCTACCAGAAGATTTCACCAGCGTCCTAGACAAATGGGAACGACGCGCTGAATAA
- a CDS encoding T9SS type A sorting domain-containing protein: MKQHLLSIVLMSFALTVFGQEVERDLMINFSKAEQHKKEQQFEKRHQLERGGETSLSLPFFDDFATYSLPTNDPEIPASVQRWADTSAYVNCTFPINPPTIGVATLDGLDRTGYPYDFITDSYGPADTLTSLPINLEGLSADDNVYLTFFYQGGGRGNSPDEPDSLVVEFFAPIGGENPWFHQWSIPGAEHEEFQQVFIPIDQDIFLQDGFQFRFRNYSTLTGNLDHWHLDYVLVNNNIDPENFDFFEVAFVECPNTMLQDLTAMPWTHFQTNPTQFMRSTTSTLQRNLSTTQADNVTSGYRIEYEGDIEDYQNDFSIVVVGPESFFTTDYAVNSAPNNFVFDDTVSDTTATFDVSFYADNIGILSDEKVGVPDNDSLVFQQVFQNYYSYDDGSAESAWGLNVAGGKAAVKYNVVTPDTLLGVFIHWTPFQEDNSNESFNLRVWNDDGGVPGDELVDNFAFLTPYYYNDGYNVFTFYEFEETIEVEGPIYVGFNQNGSEELYVGLDKNTNTNPTRLFFQLGLGAEWTQSSIEGSVMIRPVFKAGMTNVWNNIEEQAEIEFNVYPVPFQDQLNIAPEFGVGSYNAQVLDMNGRIVEQSNNLYGSSTIDLSHLAPGVYLMQVMDQNSQAYGRKRIIKR; the protein is encoded by the coding sequence ATGAAACAACACCTACTCTCGATCGTCTTGATGTCGTTCGCTTTGACTGTTTTCGGACAGGAAGTGGAGCGCGACCTCATGATCAATTTCTCGAAGGCAGAGCAGCATAAAAAAGAACAGCAATTCGAAAAGCGTCATCAGCTAGAGCGCGGAGGTGAGACGAGCTTGTCTCTTCCATTCTTTGATGATTTTGCTACCTACTCGCTTCCAACGAATGATCCTGAGATTCCGGCAAGTGTGCAACGATGGGCTGATACTTCAGCTTATGTGAACTGTACATTCCCGATTAACCCGCCTACCATTGGAGTGGCAACACTTGATGGTCTTGATCGCACCGGTTATCCTTATGACTTTATCACTGATAGCTACGGTCCCGCAGATACGTTGACTTCATTGCCAATTAATCTGGAAGGATTATCAGCAGATGATAACGTTTACCTGACTTTCTTCTACCAAGGCGGTGGAAGAGGGAATTCACCAGACGAGCCTGACTCATTGGTAGTCGAATTCTTCGCACCAATTGGCGGTGAAAATCCATGGTTCCATCAGTGGAGTATACCAGGAGCTGAACACGAAGAGTTTCAGCAAGTCTTTATTCCAATTGATCAAGACATCTTCTTGCAAGATGGTTTCCAGTTCCGTTTTAGAAATTATTCTACCCTAACGGGGAATTTGGATCACTGGCACTTGGATTACGTACTCGTCAATAACAACATTGATCCAGAGAACTTCGACTTTTTCGAAGTGGCTTTTGTGGAATGCCCGAACACCATGCTACAGGATTTGACGGCGATGCCTTGGACGCATTTCCAAACGAACCCTACGCAGTTCATGCGCAGTACGACCTCAACGCTTCAACGAAACCTGTCAACTACTCAGGCTGATAACGTGACCTCTGGTTACCGTATCGAGTACGAAGGGGATATCGAAGATTACCAAAATGACTTCTCCATCGTAGTAGTAGGGCCTGAGTCTTTCTTCACAACAGATTACGCTGTCAATAGTGCACCGAACAACTTTGTCTTTGACGATACAGTAAGTGACACGACAGCGACCTTTGACGTGAGTTTCTATGCTGACAACATCGGTATTTTGAGCGATGAAAAAGTAGGGGTGCCTGACAATGATTCGTTAGTGTTCCAACAGGTATTCCAGAACTATTACTCATACGATGATGGTTCAGCGGAAAGCGCATGGGGCTTGAACGTAGCCGGAGGAAAAGCTGCGGTGAAGTATAACGTGGTGACGCCGGATACATTGCTGGGCGTGTTCATTCACTGGACACCTTTCCAAGAAGATAACAGCAATGAAAGCTTCAACCTTCGTGTCTGGAATGACGATGGGGGAGTGCCCGGAGATGAGTTGGTAGACAACTTCGCCTTCTTGACGCCATACTATTACAACGATGGCTACAACGTATTCACCTTCTACGAATTCGAAGAAACGATTGAGGTGGAAGGTCCAATCTATGTAGGATTCAACCAAAACGGGAGTGAAGAGCTTTACGTAGGTCTTGACAAGAACACGAATACAAACCCAACTCGATTATTCTTCCAGCTCGGCCTCGGTGCAGAATGGACGCAGTCTTCTATCGAAGGGAGTGTGATGATCCGTCCTGTATTTAAAGCAGGAATGACGAATGTGTGGAATAATATTGAAGAGCAAGCAGAAATAGAATTCAACGTTTACCCAGTTCCATTCCAGGATCAGCTGAATATTGCTCCTGAGTTCGGTGTTGGATCTTACAACGCTCAAGTATTAGACATGAACGGACGCATTGTTGAGCAATCAAACAATCTGTACGGATCGTCTACGATTGATCTTTCTCATTTGGCACCTGGGGTGTACCTCATGCAGGTGATGGATCAGAATTCTCAGGCCTACGGCCGAAAGCGTATCATTAAGCGCTAG
- a CDS encoding PASTA domain-containing protein gives MEFLKFIFSKTFAKNLIFALIFVVLVPLGLYMYLSWSTEHGEHVDVPDLTGMQIADAASKLDELSLTYVVIDSVYSEKGERGAIFEQSPPAEAEVKEGRLVYLTVYRLTPPAETLKVEEGMNERVAEIILDNKGIRYEKEYVEDQLLAGMVVKVVRKGKELEPDAQIRRGERVTLVIGKLGDERVNMPSLKGMTLDSAEIALNNARLTLGSTLYDSTVLTESDSAMARVYRQSPTADGKQGVQVGSLVDLFLGIRAIEPDSTIAP, from the coding sequence ATGGAGTTCTTGAAGTTTATCTTTTCGAAGACCTTCGCAAAGAATCTAATCTTTGCCCTCATCTTTGTTGTCTTGGTTCCTTTGGGGCTTTACATGTACCTCTCGTGGTCTACAGAACACGGAGAGCACGTTGACGTGCCTGACCTGACGGGGATGCAGATTGCAGATGCAGCGAGTAAACTAGATGAACTCAGCCTCACATATGTGGTCATTGATTCCGTCTATTCTGAAAAGGGAGAACGAGGAGCAATCTTCGAACAATCTCCACCGGCAGAAGCAGAAGTGAAAGAAGGACGATTAGTCTACTTGACGGTTTACCGATTGACTCCACCAGCAGAAACCTTAAAGGTTGAAGAAGGAATGAATGAACGTGTGGCCGAAATTATCCTCGATAACAAGGGCATTCGTTACGAGAAGGAATACGTAGAAGATCAGCTTCTCGCGGGAATGGTTGTAAAGGTCGTTCGCAAAGGGAAAGAGCTCGAGCCAGATGCACAAATCAGGAGGGGAGAACGCGTTACACTTGTAATAGGTAAGCTGGGAGATGAACGCGTAAATATGCCTTCGCTGAAGGGAATGACGCTTGATTCTGCAGAAATTGCGCTGAACAACGCACGATTAACCCTTGGTTCTACGTTGTACGACAGCACAGTACTTACTGAAAGTGATTCAGCCATGGCGCGCGTCTACAGACAATCGCCTACAGCTGATGGGAAACAAGGAGTTCAGGTGGGTAGCCTGGTGGATCTTTTCCTAGGGATAAGAGCCATAGAGCCAGACTCAACGATAGCTCCTTAG
- the purL gene encoding phosphoribosylformylglycinamidine synthase subunit PurL has protein sequence MSTAAAQELATLDQAQEMGLLPEEFEQIKSILGRTPNFTEMCVYSVMWSEHCSYKNSIKWLKTLPKDGPHMLVKAGEENAGLVDIGDGLGCAFKIESHNHPSAIEPYQGAATGVGGINRDIFTMGARPVAQLNSLRFGKLENPRTKWLLEGVVKGIGDYGNAFGIPVVGGEVFFDESYQVNPLVNAMSAGILTTDKIISATSKGPGNPVYIVGSATGKDGIQGASFASKDITEDSANDLPSVQVGDPFQEKLLLEATLELANTDAIVGMQDMGAAGITCSSCEMSAAGGVGMDIHLDKVPLRQADMKPFEILLSESQERMLVVVHKGKEQIVEDIFEKWDLNAVNIGEVTDSPNIRYFNHGEIVAEVPAESLVLGGGAPVYEREYSEPAYYAEAQKFSIDQIEEPKDMVITARKMLSNYNIASKRWVWEQYDSMVGTGNMGTNRPSDAGVVNIKGTNRAIALTVDCNARYVNNDPEKGTMIAVAEAARNITCSGGIPSAITNCLNFGNPYNPEVYWQFVGAIKGMSEACRQFETPVTGGNVSFYNQTVDSDGTAKPVFPTPTIGMLGVLKDKSTHMSLDFKYKGDLIFLLGESRNDINSSEYLSSVHNVRLSPAPHFEMQEELKLQKCVQDLIKNNFINACHDVADGGLFVALFEMGLPGGLGFDVVSDSEVRKDAFLFGESQSRIVVSVTEDYEEEFIDMVGEHGIPLTLLGHVTKGKMVVDGEHYGFVQDLGDIYQNSIGDAMTK, from the coding sequence ATGAGTACAGCCGCAGCCCAGGAGCTAGCTACCCTCGATCAGGCCCAAGAAATGGGTCTATTGCCAGAAGAGTTCGAACAGATCAAATCGATCCTCGGACGAACACCTAATTTCACGGAAATGTGTGTTTACTCTGTTATGTGGAGTGAGCACTGTTCTTACAAGAACTCCATCAAGTGGTTGAAGACCCTCCCTAAAGACGGTCCGCACATGTTGGTAAAAGCCGGAGAAGAAAACGCCGGATTGGTGGATATTGGTGATGGATTGGGGTGTGCATTCAAGATTGAAAGCCACAATCACCCTTCAGCAATTGAGCCTTATCAAGGTGCAGCAACGGGTGTTGGAGGAATCAACCGAGACATCTTTACGATGGGAGCACGTCCGGTTGCTCAGCTGAATAGCCTCCGTTTTGGAAAGCTAGAGAACCCACGTACGAAGTGGCTACTCGAAGGGGTAGTGAAAGGAATTGGTGACTACGGAAATGCCTTCGGTATTCCGGTGGTTGGAGGAGAAGTATTCTTCGATGAGTCTTACCAAGTGAATCCACTCGTGAACGCCATGTCTGCGGGTATCCTCACGACTGACAAGATCATTTCTGCGACATCGAAAGGACCAGGAAACCCGGTTTACATTGTAGGTTCTGCTACAGGTAAAGACGGAATTCAAGGGGCTTCGTTCGCATCTAAAGACATTACGGAAGACTCAGCGAATGATCTTCCTTCAGTTCAGGTAGGAGACCCATTCCAAGAGAAACTATTGCTTGAAGCAACGCTCGAACTTGCCAACACTGACGCCATCGTTGGTATGCAAGACATGGGTGCAGCAGGAATTACCTGTTCATCATGTGAAATGAGTGCAGCTGGTGGAGTGGGAATGGATATCCACCTTGATAAGGTTCCGCTGCGTCAAGCGGATATGAAACCGTTCGAGATTCTACTTTCTGAATCTCAAGAACGTATGTTGGTTGTTGTTCATAAAGGGAAAGAACAAATCGTAGAAGACATCTTCGAGAAGTGGGATTTGAACGCTGTGAACATTGGTGAGGTAACGGATTCACCAAACATCCGCTACTTTAATCATGGAGAGATCGTGGCAGAAGTGCCGGCAGAATCATTGGTTCTTGGTGGCGGTGCTCCAGTTTACGAACGTGAATACTCAGAGCCAGCATACTACGCTGAAGCGCAGAAGTTCTCGATTGATCAAATCGAAGAACCAAAAGACATGGTCATCACAGCGCGCAAGATGCTTTCTAACTACAACATCGCTTCTAAGCGCTGGGTGTGGGAACAGTATGATAGCATGGTGGGTACTGGCAACATGGGGACCAACCGCCCTTCAGATGCCGGTGTGGTGAACATCAAAGGAACCAACCGTGCTATTGCTTTGACTGTTGATTGTAACGCACGTTACGTGAACAATGATCCAGAGAAAGGAACAATGATCGCGGTAGCTGAGGCGGCTCGTAACATTACATGTTCAGGAGGTATTCCTTCAGCGATTACCAACTGTTTGAACTTCGGAAATCCATACAACCCAGAAGTGTACTGGCAGTTCGTTGGTGCTATCAAAGGAATGTCAGAAGCTTGTCGTCAATTCGAAACTCCAGTAACTGGAGGAAACGTAAGCTTCTACAACCAGACTGTAGATTCAGACGGTACGGCTAAGCCTGTATTCCCGACGCCAACGATTGGTATGTTGGGTGTATTGAAAGATAAGTCGACGCACATGTCGCTTGATTTCAAATACAAAGGAGATTTGATCTTCTTATTGGGTGAGTCGCGAAACGATATCAATTCATCAGAATACCTATCAAGCGTGCACAATGTGCGTCTATCTCCAGCACCTCACTTCGAGATGCAGGAGGAGTTGAAGCTGCAAAAATGTGTGCAAGACTTGATCAAGAACAACTTCATCAACGCATGTCACGATGTGGCTGATGGTGGGTTGTTCGTAGCACTCTTCGAAATGGGGCTACCAGGTGGACTTGGATTCGACGTTGTGTCTGATTCAGAGGTACGTAAAGATGCCTTCCTCTTCGGGGAGTCTCAAAGCCGTATCGTTGTTTCGGTAACAGAAGACTACGAAGAAGAGTTCATCGATATGGTTGGTGAGCACGGTATTCCTTTGACACTACTCGGACATGTCACAAAAGGCAAGATGGTAGTTGACGGTGAGCACTACGGTTTCGTTCAAGATCTGGGAGATATCTACCAGAACTCGATCGGTGATGCAATGACCAAATAA
- the dtd gene encoding D-aminoacyl-tRNA deacylase codes for MRIVIQRVSRASVEVEGEIIGEIDQGFMILVGISVDDQEEDADWLASKVASLRVFADAEGKMNLDIRNVNGNCLVISQFTLHAKYKKGTRPSFIHAARPDQAVPLYEHFCTKLSEAIGKPVQRGEFGAMMNVSLVNEGPVTIVMDTHDKA; via the coding sequence GTGCGGATCGTCATACAACGTGTAAGTCGAGCTTCGGTAGAGGTAGAAGGAGAGATCATCGGTGAAATAGATCAAGGCTTTATGATCTTGGTTGGGATCAGCGTCGATGACCAAGAGGAAGACGCGGATTGGCTGGCAAGCAAAGTAGCTTCTTTGCGAGTTTTCGCTGACGCGGAAGGAAAAATGAATCTTGACATACGTAACGTCAATGGCAACTGCCTGGTGATAAGCCAGTTTACGCTGCATGCAAAGTACAAGAAGGGAACCAGACCTTCTTTTATCCACGCAGCAAGACCTGACCAAGCCGTTCCGCTTTACGAGCACTTCTGTACGAAGTTATCTGAAGCCATCGGCAAACCAGTGCAGCGCGGGGAATTCGGAGCGATGATGAATGTATCATTAGTGAACGAAGGACCGGTGACGATTGTGATGGATACGCATGATAAGGCTTAG